The Sulfurospirillum halorespirans DSM 13726 genome has a window encoding:
- a CDS encoding OmpA family protein, which yields MRRLALLGLCLGAILFSGCASKDVQITLLPEEEGKVGVISVADRKGDTHTINKAYEALDVSQKGEITSKLETEESVKLKYAEVLGALPQKPQSFLFFFSFDSAVLETKQLEELKVVARLIRENSIVEIISIGHSDSAGDKEYNKTLSLQRAKNVADKLVVYGVPRSLLQLQYYGDANPLEPTTNTKPNAKNRRVEIILK from the coding sequence ATGAGACGCTTAGCGCTTTTAGGACTCTGTTTGGGAGCCATTTTATTTTCAGGGTGTGCTTCAAAAGATGTTCAAATAACCCTGCTACCTGAGGAAGAAGGCAAAGTAGGCGTCATCTCTGTTGCGGATCGCAAAGGTGATACTCATACGATAAACAAAGCCTATGAAGCCTTAGATGTTTCTCAAAAAGGTGAAATTACATCCAAGCTTGAAACCGAAGAGAGCGTGAAACTAAAGTATGCGGAAGTACTGGGTGCCTTACCGCAAAAACCTCAAAGTTTCCTCTTCTTTTTTAGTTTTGACAGTGCTGTTTTAGAGACAAAACAGCTTGAAGAGTTGAAGGTGGTGGCTCGATTGATTCGTGAAAATAGCATCGTCGAAATCATCAGCATCGGTCATAGCGATAGCGCAGGCGATAAAGAGTATAACAAAACGCTTTCACTCCAAAGAGCTAAAAATGTCGCCGATAAACTGGTGGTCTATGGAGTTCCTAGGTCACTGCTTCAATTGCAATATTATGGCGATGCCAATCCTTTAGAACCGACCACCAACACTAAACCAAATGCGAAAAACAGAAGAGTGGAGATTATTTTAAAGTAG
- a CDS encoding alpha/beta fold hydrolase, translated as MAIADYFQGFERKMIDVGENIQINTLIGGSGEEAILLLHGHPESYLIWRDIAPTLAQKYTVIATDLRGYGDSSKPKGLSDHSNYSKRVMAQDQVSVMQTLGFSKFHIVGHDRGARVCHRLMLDHPEKVLTCTMMDILPTLDMYEQTNCEFATKYWHWFFYIQAYDFPERFLGADPEYFIRNNLLKKATPEAQKNFPEEVLQEYIRHYSDPATVHGISEDYRASASIDLEHDTRDRPFTIQTPLLVLWGANGVVGNIWNVLEGWQKYASDVQGFGVKECGHFVPEEKPQVVLEALLQFLEEKKTKG; from the coding sequence ATATTCAGATCAACACCCTCATTGGAGGCAGTGGAGAGGAAGCGATTTTACTGCTTCATGGGCATCCTGAGAGTTACCTCATTTGGCGCGACATCGCCCCTACCCTTGCGCAAAAGTACACCGTCATCGCCACCGATCTTCGAGGATATGGCGATAGCTCCAAACCCAAAGGTTTGAGTGACCACTCCAACTACTCCAAACGGGTAATGGCACAAGACCAAGTGAGCGTGATGCAAACGCTAGGTTTTTCAAAATTCCACATCGTAGGGCATGATCGAGGGGCGCGCGTGTGTCATCGTTTGATGCTGGATCATCCTGAAAAAGTACTTACCTGTACAATGATGGACATTCTTCCAACCTTAGACATGTACGAGCAAACCAACTGCGAGTTTGCGACGAAGTACTGGCACTGGTTTTTCTACATCCAAGCCTACGACTTTCCTGAGCGCTTTTTAGGAGCTGATCCTGAGTATTTTATCCGCAACAATTTACTTAAAAAAGCAACTCCTGAAGCGCAAAAAAACTTCCCTGAAGAGGTGTTGCAGGAGTACATTCGCCACTACTCCGATCCTGCAACCGTGCATGGGATCAGCGAAGATTACAGAGCATCCGCAAGCATTGACTTGGAACATGACACACGCGACCGACCGTTCACCATCCAAACGCCCCTCCTCGTTCTTTGGGGAGCCAATGGTGTTGTGGGAAACATCTGGAATGTGCTGGAAGGCTGGCAAAAATACGCCTCTGATGTACAAGGTTTTGGGGTAAAAGAATGCGGGCATTTTGTACCAGAAGAGAAACCACAGGTTGTTTTAGAAGCGTTATTGCAGTTTTTGGAAGAAAAAAAAACTAAAGGCTAA